The Pantoea trifolii nucleotide sequence GCAGTATCTGCGCGTGCTGTTTGTCGCCACCGCTGCGGCGGTAGTGGCGCGCATTGGCCTCGGCAGCAACGGCGGTGCGGCTGAACTGGTGTGGTTTCCCGCGCTGCACAGCAGCTTTCTGCTGACATTGCTAGTGATGTTCGCCGGTGCGTGGCTCGGCCAGAAGCTGCGCATTCCTTCCGGTGCTTTGCTGCTGCCGGCGCTGATTGGCGCGGTGCTGCACGGCACCGATGTAGCGACCTTGCAGGTGCCAGAATGGTTGCTGGCGCTGGCTTATGCGTTGATTGGCTGGAGCGTGGGATTGCGTTTCACCCGGCCGATTTTCAAGCTGGCGCTGCGAACGCTGCCGCAAATGTTACTGTCGATTTTCGGCTTGATGCTGTTGTGCGGCGGATTAGCCTGGATGCTGACGCGCGTTTTGCACGTCGATCTGATGACCGCCTATCTGGCAACCAGCCCGGGCGGGCTGGATACCGTGGCGATTATTGCGGCCGGCACGCGGGTCGATATGGCATTTGTCATGGCGCTGCAGACGCTACGTCTGTTCACCATTCTGCTTACCGGCCCGGCGCTGGCGCGTTTTATTTCACGCTATGCGCATGCGCGCCCGAGCTGAGAACGCGACCGCATCGATAATGAACACGGCGAGCGCCAGCCAGATAAAGCCGAAGGTCACCATTTTATCCGGCGTCAGGCTCTCGCCGTAGAACAGTATCGCCAGCAGGAACATCAGTGTCGGGCCGAGATACTGGAAGAAGCCGACAGTCGATAAGCGCAGACGCGCGCAGGCGGCCGCAAACAGCATCAGCGGAATGGTGGTGATAATGCCCGCCGCGACCAGCTTGAGATT carries:
- a CDS encoding AbrB family transcriptional regulator encodes the protein MARFSLRLQWTLLLIASLVLGMILQLFHLPAALLLGPMIVGTAMGLSGATVRIDKRLFVLAQAVLGCMIGQTLSPGILTPLIQDWPVVLAVLLLTLAASGLSGFLLVRFSNLPGPTGAWGSSPGGASAMVAMAGDFGADVRLVAFMQYLRVLFVATAAAVVARIGLGSNGGAAELVWFPALHSSFLLTLLVMFAGAWLGQKLRIPSGALLLPALIGAVLHGTDVATLQVPEWLLALAYALIGWSVGLRFTRPIFKLALRTLPQMLLSIFGLMLLCGGLAWMLTRVLHVDLMTAYLATSPGGLDTVAIIAAGTRVDMAFVMALQTLRLFTILLTGPALARFISRYAHARPS